TTGCCCAAGTCCTGAAGGACGAAGGCTATATCGACAACTTCGCAGTGAAGTCGGACGGCGCGAAGTCGGAATTGAACATCGCGTTGAAGTACTACGCCGGACGCCCCGTGATCGAGCGCCTCGAACGCGTTTCGAAGCCCGGCCTGCGCGTGTACCGCGGTCGCAATGACATTCCGCAGGTCATGAACGGCCTCGGTGTGGCGATCGTTTCGACGCCCAAGGGTGTGATGACTGATCGCAAGGCCCGCGCCAATGGCGTCGGCGGCGAAGTCATCTGCTACGTCGCTTAACGCCGAAAGAGGAGAAGAAATATGTCTCGAGTAGGTAAAAGCCCGGTCGCGCTCGATGGCGCCGAAGTGAAGGTCACCGACGACCTCATTACGGTGAAGGGCCCGCTCGGCACGATTTCGCAAGCGCAAAACAAGCTCGTGAAGATCGTCGTCGATGGCACCGTTCTGAAGTTCGAGCCGGTGAACGACAGCCGTGAAGCGAACGCGATGTCGGGCACGATGCGCGCGATTGTCGCGAACATGGTGCGCGGCGCGACGAAGGGTTTCGAGCGTAAGCTCAACCTCGTCGGCGTTGGTTATCGTGCGCAAGCGCAAGGCGACAAGCTGAACCTGTCGCTGGGTTTCTCGCACCCCGTGGTGCACCAAATGCCGGAAGGCGTGAAGGCTGAAACCCCGTC
The sequence above is a segment of the Trinickia acidisoli genome. Coding sequences within it:
- the rplF gene encoding 50S ribosomal protein L6, whose amino-acid sequence is MSRVGKSPVALDGAEVKVTDDLITVKGPLGTISQAQNKLVKIVVDGTVLKFEPVNDSREANAMSGTMRAIVANMVRGATKGFERKLNLVGVGYRAQAQGDKLNLSLGFSHPVVHQMPEGVKAETPSQTEIVIKGIDKQKVGQVAAEVRGYRPPEPYKGKGVRYADEVVILKETKKK
- the rpsH gene encoding 30S ribosomal protein S8 yields the protein MSMSDPIADMLTRIRNAQMVEKVSVTMPSSKVKVAIAQVLKDEGYIDNFAVKSDGAKSELNIALKYYAGRPVIERLERVSKPGLRVYRGRNDIPQVMNGLGVAIVSTPKGVMTDRKARANGVGGEVICYVA